The following coding sequences lie in one Miscanthus floridulus cultivar M001 chromosome 9, ASM1932011v1, whole genome shotgun sequence genomic window:
- the LOC136479871 gene encoding acetylserotonin O-methyltransferase 3-like codes for MLWLPVVDAVLLKWVLHCWGDDNCVKVLRKCKEAIPAGGGAGGKVIIIDAVMGAGPASASNKETQVLYDVHMMHIDGVERDERGWEKIILEAGFRAYKLVSLVGIHSVIEVYP; via the exons ATGCTCTGGCTTCCTGTAGTGGATGCGGTCTTACTCAAG TGGGTTTTACATTGCTGGGGCGACGATAACTGCGTCAAGGTGCTGCGAAAGTGCAAGGAAGCTATCCCTGCAGGAGGAGGGGCTGGAGGAAAGGTGATAATCATTGACGCTGTGATGGGAGCTGGTCCTGCATCTGCATCCAACAAGGAGACACAGGTCTTGTACGATGTCCACATGATGCACATTGACGGGGTCGAACGGGACGAGCGTGGGTGGGAAAAGATCATCCTGGAAGCTGGATTCCGTGCCTACAAACTTGTTTCATTGGTTGGAATTCACTCAGTTATCGAGGTTTATCCGTGA